Genomic window (Tripterygium wilfordii isolate XIE 37 chromosome 11, ASM1340144v1, whole genome shotgun sequence):
ctctcgctctgtCTTCCTAGTTATGTTTTCAATCTTCTTGTTCACTCTAAGTTGCTAAGAAGAGAAAAGATTGATGGGTATGTCAAGAGGACAAGTTGGGTGCCTCTTGTTAGTACTTTTGAGCATTTCAGTTTTAAGTCATGGAGTATTGGGAGCTAGATATCTGATAGAGCAGGTTGAAGACAAGGAGAAGCCTTGGAAGGAGAGTCAGAGTCCTAACAGCAATGAAGGAGATGAATTTTTTGCAACAACCAATAGAGAAGTACCTTCTTGTCCTGATCCTTTGCACAACAAGTAAGGTAGGTCTTTACAAGCAAACTCGACTCTCAAGTCCTGAAAAATATACCATAAAGAGAGTTTTTGAAGGAGATCAAGAGATGTATAGAAATCTGTTAATCATAATGGTGCTTCTACAAGATATAGGTTAGGTTTTCAATGTCAAAATAAAGAGagatctctctttttttttcttattaattgTATTCTCAAAGATATTATTTGTTAAGTTGAAGATTCAATAAGTGGAACTTCTTTTGTATGGTGGAATTGTAATGGTGaaatactacaaaaatcatAGCGTACAGTTTGATCATTATAGTTATTCCCCTTCCATTCTTTTATAGATCAAACTTTCTTTCATTATAGAggaggtgtatatatatatatatgtatatgtatatgcatatgtatatgtattgtaTGTTCATTCAAAACACATGCTTCCAAGAGCCAGCTCTGTTTTTCTTAGGCATGCTCCACTAACCCTTTGAAGTCCAACTTTTACCAGTCCAAATCCTAATAGAGaatgagttttttttgttgatttgtatATGTGATTGAAATAATGTATTTGTTAATATGCTTGACAAATACACCCTTAAATACCTCTACAATATGAAACTTTTGGTGCTTCACATAGATTGAGAGGAATATTGAGAATAGaaagtataaagtataaactaaGAGGAGAGGATTGTTCTTTGGcaacaacttttttttaattgataacAATATCATACAGATTTGccatttgaacattcgatatgaatcTACTTGGGTTATCAGGCCCATACCCATAAATTTCCCACATGATGAcaagataaattgggtcaaaaccaaGAGTTTGgccacaagagtattgctcccaatgagaatcaaactcGTACTTTCCGAGTCTATACGGTTTGAGTCCCATAGCCGGCTCCAAGGGGAGGCCAGACAGGCAGTCGCCTAGGGCCTCTCATAGGGGAGGGacatcattttttattaaattgtatatCTTTTTAGGTGTATATAGACATTACAATGTACTTgtcaattaatataaaaaaaaaatggattagggggctccgcaattagtttcaaattgtagagtttacaattggaatccaatggcttgagagatgtgccacatcacactatatttttgttctttcatttttaaaatttgtatgtctttttcttcaccattgaatataaattgtaaactctaaggaattgcggagcccccaaatccaaaaaaaaaaatcctaatatattgctatttaagaaaacaagctcattaacccaaacacaaaatgacacgccatcacatatataaaaattaaaaagtgtaatTCATTGACCTATAACTTTGATTGCagtaacaaatcaaatccgaaCAGtacaagtgaggcccctcccccacgagttatttggtttagcgttatttggtttcatttgatgtaataaatttataagtttgagtcgcttaatttattggatattagtgataatttatttgtattcaagaactaattatattgcattttgaatttattagatatgttggatttcatatttataaaaaaaaatttattctagGGAATGAAGACTTCAGTTTCTTAACTTAtctagggcctccaaaatgCTACAGACGACCATGGGTTTGACACTAAAGAAATTCATCACTATGATATCATCCAAGTGGTTTTTTATCgtaaacaaacaaaatactCAAAACACGAAAACATGTATGCGTAAACAGATCAAATATGTTGGAAATGGATGTGATCGTGGACCCTTCAACCCACTCCTATTAAGAAAAAATGAGACCAGCCATGCATCAGTCGTATCCTCTTTGACCTGATCAGTGTATATAATAATACTACAATTATGTAAAGATGCAGCTCTCTTTCAACATTGTTTGACATGCCTCCCAATGGCTGCATTTGAATTTTCAACTACCCTAGGTAGGGTAGTATCCAATgtcggtttttttttaaaaaaaaaaccatttttaATTACAGGGGAAGAGAATAAGGAGGCTCGAATTCAAGATCGATCTTTATAAAATATCACAAACATTAATGACATTTGAGTTACTCATGGTTCTCCAAGATTGGTTTTAATTGTATAGTACTTAGCTTTTTAGTCAAGTTAGTCCGTGAAGTATATTTTGATTTACAGCAAAGTTGTTCATCTTTGATGATTCTATAGATCGAAAAAGTTGTTCATCTATGATGATTCTATAGATCAAATGCACAATCCACCAGATCCAATGGTAAACCCACGGATCATGTAATACCCACAAACCATAAAGACCTAGACCGAAATCAGGTGAAAAAATAACGTCAAATTGCGCCAAAGTAGATATTAGAGCCTACGACCTCCCACGCACATGCACTCATGAGCTAAGAACTTCAAACAACTAACCTAACCATATGAACcaactattttttgtttttgaagctCCACAACATTTCTATGTGATCTGGATGTCTGCAATGGGTGACAACCCAGGCTGAAGAGCGACCATCACGCCTCTCAAGAGACAACGAGAAGacaatttttcttaaaaaaggcCAGAAACTACAAAAACTGCAACTTGTTTAACGACACTTCAATGTCCAGTAGAGGAAAACCATATTGGGTTTGTGCTTATAAGCATTTAAATCTAATAAATTGGACACTTCAACCTTCTTTGCAAATGTATATGCCTCGATCAACTTATATATGGCATCAGTATATTAAACATATATACCATCAATACAGATGTGCAGCGGTATCATCAAAACTGGCAAACTTgtagaagaaactgaaacagaTTGTTTGCGCAAAAAAAGATTCAAACCAAACAATACCTGAATACCACGCGCAAATTAAGAGCTGATTACATGTTCAGGATCGAAACTCATGTAAACTGTTTTTTAAATTATCTTAGAAGGGGATTCGATTTAGGATTTGGGTGTCAAGAAATACTAACTTCTGCAATTTTCATTCTGAGTTGTTCATCTCtccaatttaataaaaataagaaaagaaaaatcttaaTTATGCCTTGGCGTTCTTCCCTTTGGCTTCAGCAGCCGGTTTGCTCTTGAAAGGTATGAAGGCCTTTCCTCCCATATATTGCCGTAAAACTTCTGGAATCTCTACACCATCTTCTTTCTGATAGTTTTCCAGGATGCAGCATATGGTTCTTTCAGTAGCAGTAAGAGTGGAGTTCAGCAAGTGAACATATTGCTTTGACTGCTCATTGTTCTGCAACATTGTCAAATTACATCTTACAGATCAtgatttcaaaaaagaaagaaagacaggGTTTTCAGAAACAAGTCCAAAATGCATTACATGATATGATGAAAAATTATGTAATAAGATATTATCGCCATTGGTAGTCTGATCAAAATCATGAAACTTCTCAGTAACAACAGCAAATCtagagagaagaggaagaggaaaggCTCTATTCCAAGTTCATATTCATTCTGTTTCATACTCAAAAGTTCATCATTTGACAACTAAGGGACGCCAAAATATCCAGACCGGATGTCAAGGCATGTCTAAGGTCTTCGGTTACCCCCCAAAAAAAGCCAACGTTCCAAGTTGGTCCTCCAATGAACTTCAGTTAAAAATGTATGCATCACTTGAATATTTGGCCAAGGACACCCTATCCCTCTGCTGGTTATCCACAATGACTAATATATAATAAGTTATGGGCAAGACATTGTCTTTCAACAGGTCAGTAAGACTTACCTTTTTCTGGCCAAATCGAGTTTCTAGTCTTCTTGATTGGTAGTCTGTACAGTTTGAACAAGAAACCAACTCCCTATATGTTTGGGATGCAGGAAACCATGCTTCCAAATCATATTTCTTTGCAGCTGCATCGTTCAGAGCACCAGTAACAATGGCTACAACTTGGTAGGGGACATTTAGCTGCATAGAAAAGACAAAATTAGATTTGACAGTAAAGGAACAACAGTATTTAAGAAAATGCATGAGGGAATGCATTGCATCACAATttccttctatttttttaaagttgCATTTTCTCATAATCATTATGTGaatgaaagaaaacacaaatagatgcttttttttttcctgaaggAGAGGGAGACAACTACACACATAAGGGGAAGATCTGATGACGTGAGGAACATTAATAACAGATCCCTAGGCAACCAAAAAATTGAAGCGAATAGAACTTAACATAAAGCATAGACCAAAGAACATAATAGTAAACAAATATAATTCAGAGAAAATATATACCAACTGGTAAAATTCCTCTGAATTTTTTAGCATTTCCTCATGCATTTCCCAAGAGTCATTGCCATTTGGGCTGGTAATGCAAAATTGCTCAATCTTTTCAAATTGGTGCACTCTGAAAATTCCAAGTGTATCTCGACCATGTGAGCCAGCTTCTTTGCGGAAGCAAGATGAATATCCTGCGTATCTGGAGAAAATCAAAAGATCCATGAGCCAAAAGCAGGTAAGTGATTTCTTCTAGAAAGAGATGATAACTCAACTAGCCAGCATATACCTTATTGGCAGCTCAGACGGATGGATCCAATCATCTAGATGATAGGCACAAAGTGGTTGTTCAGCTGTAGCAATCAGATACTTGTCATCTCCCTCACCAGTGACCTATTGGGGCCACAAATTAATCAGTTTCCCTCAAATTTGACTTCATATCATGCGCACAAACAATTGAATACTAGCATTATTCTTTAGTGTTATAACATAGTATGTTCGTCTTTGTGAAAAACAACAAACAATAATCTAGAAATAACCATAATCAAATGGACATAATTTATAAAGTAATGTTTAGGATAAAGTAAAAGTAAAATACAAGTAAACAGTCTATCTGCATGACTTATCACCCATACC
Coding sequences:
- the LOC120008408 gene encoding serine--tRNA ligase, translated to MLDINLFREEKGHNPEIIRESQRRRFASVDLVDEIIRLDKEWRQRQFEVEKLRRDANSISKKVRELKISGGDASEVISQTEVVKKSIADKEVEVREAWLALSSKLETVGNLVHDSVPISNDEANNEIIRSWGEKRMVPKLKNHVELVELLGIADTKKGSDVAGGRGYYLKGDGVRLNQALINFGLDFLEKRGYTALQTPFFMRKDTMAKCAQLAQFDEELYKVTGEGDDKYLIATAEQPLCAYHLDDWIHPSELPIRYAGYSSCFRKEAGSHGRDTLGIFRVHQFEKIEQFCITSPNGNDSWEMHEEMLKNSEEFYQLLNVPYQVVAIVTGALNDAAAKKYDLEAWFPASQTYRELVSCSNCTDYQSRRLETRFGQKKNNEQSKQYVHLLNSTLTATERTICCILENYQKEDGVEIPEVLRQYMGGKAFIPFKSKPAAEAKGKNAKA